Sequence from the Nitrospinota bacterium genome:
ATTAATTTCCAAGGCCAGAATACTCACCTGATGGATGGTGCTAATTAATACCAGCAACGGTTTATCTTCCGGCCTTTGCTTGATTTTAAAAATCCTGGAAAGGGCTTTTTTGTGGAAAGGATTGGCTCCAAGACCGTAAAAAGTATCGGTTGGAAAAGCGATCACTCCCCCAAGGTTGAGGACCCGTTTTATTTTTACGACTTGAGCCTGGAAAACGGTCTCGTTATCGAAGTCAATCTTTATTATTTTGGGCATGAGCGGTTTGGATCTTACGGCTTTTGATTTCCACTTCTTTGGCTTGATATTTTTTGTATTGAATTAGTTTTGAGCGCAGCTTGCTGTCTTCCAGCGCCAGTATTTGAACGGCAAGAAGGCCTGCGTTTTTGGCTCCGGATTTTCCGATGCCCATCGTTGCGACCGGCACGCCTCCTGGCATTTGCGAGGTTGACAATAGAGCATCCAGACCTTTGTGGGGGCTGGAATCCACAGGGACGCCAATAACCGGTAATACGCTCTCG
This genomic interval carries:
- the purE gene encoding 5-(carboxyamino)imidazole ribonucleotide mutase; amino-acid sequence: MSKPLVGIIMGSDSDFPVMEETSNILKQFGVEHEILVSSAHRSPSRTRSYVKKAEKNGVKILIAGAGAAAHLAGSIAAESVLPVIGVPVDSSPHKGLDALLSTSQMPGGVPVATMGIGKSGAKNAGLLAVQILALEDSKLRSKLIQYKKYQAKEVEIKSRKIQTAHAQNNKD